The genomic DNA ATCGCTAAACGTGTACTTTTCAAATTCTTTACAGGCGACACACCAGTCCGCATACAGATCCAGCATGACCGGTTTGCCTTTCGCCTGTGCCAGCGCGCTGTTGAGTTCATCCACGTTCTTTATCTGGATGAAGTTCAAATGCGTCTGCGTTTGTCCCGCGGGTGTGCCAAATGCCCAGTCCTGCAGTGGCCGTACGCTCACCAGCGCGGCGGCGAGCAGGAGGATTTGCACCAGACGCATCCACGGCTTTTTCGCTGCCAGGCTTGTGATAAACGCCCAACAGAAGAAGGCAACACCGAGCATTGCCCACAGGCGCATCCCCCAGACGTCGCCGATAATACGCTCGAGCAAGAACACCGGCAGCGCCAGAATGACAAAACCAAACGCGGTTTTCACCGTCTCCATCCACGGGCCGCTCTTGGGCAGCAGACGGTTGCCAAATACCGTTACCAGAATCAATGGCAGACCCATTCCCAGCGCGTAGAGATACAACGTACCACCGCCGAGCCACATGTTACCGCTCTGGGCAATATACAGCAGGATTGCGCTCAGTGGCGCGGTAGTGCACGGTGAGCAAATCAACCCGGCGATGGCACCCATCACGAACACGCCGCCCGGGGAGCCACCCTGCTGACGGTTACTCATCAGCGTTAAGCGAGTCTGCAACGCGGACGGCAGCTGTAAGCTGAACAAACCAAACATCGACAGCGCCAGCAGAATAAATACGATCGACAGGCCAGCCAGCACATAAGGGTGCTGAAGTGCAGCCTGGAACTGCAGTCCGGCAGCAGCAACCACGAGGCCCAGTGCGGTGTAGGTCAACGCCATACCCTGCACGTAGATAAAGGCCAGCAGCAGGGCGCGTGTGGTTGAAAGACGTTGCTTGCCGCCGAGGACAATCCCGGAGATAAGCGGATACATGGGCAGCACGCACGGCGTGAAGGCGATGCCGATACCAATCAGTAAAGCCCACAAGGCGGAGAAGGGCAGTGCTGTGTGACCGTCGTCCTTCATTCCGGCGCTCTCATCTGCGGGAGGCGCAGGCATACTGTCGGCCGCTTTAACTTCGCTCAGCGGAATGACTTTGGTTTCCGGCGGATAGCAGAAGCCCGCGTCGGCACAGCCCTGATACGTGACGGTCACGGTGGCGCCTTTATCGGCCTGATTGACCGCCACGGGCACGCTTAACCGCTGGCGATAGATTTCACTTTTGCCGAAAAACTCGTCTTCATGCCACTCGCCCGCAGGCATCTGAAGTGGGCCTACCTTTGCCTGAGCAGGCGTGATGCTGACCTGCTTGCGATAGAGGTAATACCCCTCTTTTATCTGCCAGGTAAGATTCAGGTCATGCTGATCTTGTTGAAAATCGAAAACAAATGCCTGGTCGGCAGAAATAACGTTCGAACGGCCGGGAGCGTCAAATAACCCGGCAAAAACTGATGTGCTGCACAGCAGCAGGATCAGCGTAAGGAAGCGTTGAGCCATGAGAGATAATCGTTGTCGCCGTGGACCACTGGCAATACCAGCAGTTCGGGGGTTTGATAAGGATGATGAGATTTGAGGCAGTCCAGGAGTGCCTGCTGGTTCGCCAGATTGGTTTTGAG from Enterobacter ludwigii includes the following:
- a CDS encoding protein-disulfide reductase DsbD, whose amino-acid sequence is MAQRFLTLILLLCSTSVFAGLFDAPGRSNVISADQAFVFDFQQDQHDLNLTWQIKEGYYLYRKQVSITPAQAKVGPLQMPAGEWHEDEFFGKSEIYRQRLSVPVAVNQADKGATVTVTYQGCADAGFCYPPETKVIPLSEVKAADSMPAPPADESAGMKDDGHTALPFSALWALLIGIGIAFTPCVLPMYPLISGIVLGGKQRLSTTRALLLAFIYVQGMALTYTALGLVVAAAGLQFQAALQHPYVLAGLSIVFILLALSMFGLFSLQLPSALQTRLTLMSNRQQGGSPGGVFVMGAIAGLICSPCTTAPLSAILLYIAQSGNMWLGGGTLYLYALGMGLPLILVTVFGNRLLPKSGPWMETVKTAFGFVILALPVFLLERIIGDVWGMRLWAMLGVAFFCWAFITSLAAKKPWMRLVQILLLAAALVSVRPLQDWAFGTPAGQTQTHLNFIQIKNVDELNSALAQAKGKPVMLDLYADWCVACKEFEKYTFSDPQVQSALKETVLLQANVTANSTADKALLKQLNVLGLPTILFFNEQGQEQPAQRVTGFMDATAFSAHLRNRQP